One window from the genome of Mucilaginibacter ginsenosidivorans encodes:
- a CDS encoding polyprenyl synthetase family protein → MPGINEIKKPIAADIDAFEERFKSSMQSSVPLLDRITHYIVKRKGKQIRPMFVFFSASICGGINDSTHRGAALVELLHTATLVHDDVVDNSYQRRGFFSINALWKNKIAVLVGDFLLSKGLLLSIDNDDFELLRIVSEAVKQMSEGELLQVEKVRRMDVDEPVYYEVIRQKTASLIASCCACGAASAGADRETIEKMRLFGEKIGIAFQIKDDMFDFGTDDVGKPLGIDIKEKKVTLPLIYSLNHALSSERKRIINLVKNHNDDPKKIAEIIRFVNETGGLQYAETQMKKYQDEAFQILNTFPESDSRKGLEQLVRFTTERNK, encoded by the coding sequence ATGCCGGGGATCAACGAGATCAAAAAGCCTATAGCAGCAGATATTGACGCCTTCGAGGAAAGGTTTAAATCCTCTATGCAAAGCTCTGTACCCCTGCTCGACCGTATTACCCATTATATTGTAAAGCGTAAAGGCAAGCAGATAAGGCCGATGTTCGTGTTCTTTTCGGCCAGCATTTGCGGAGGTATCAATGATTCGACGCACCGCGGCGCGGCTTTGGTTGAACTATTGCACACCGCCACCCTGGTGCACGATGACGTGGTGGATAACTCCTATCAAAGGCGAGGTTTTTTCTCCATCAATGCACTATGGAAAAATAAAATAGCGGTTTTGGTGGGCGATTTTTTGCTATCGAAAGGTTTGCTGCTTTCTATTGATAACGATGATTTTGAGCTGCTGAGGATCGTCTCCGAAGCGGTAAAGCAGATGAGCGAGGGAGAATTATTACAGGTTGAAAAGGTACGCCGTATGGACGTGGACGAACCTGTGTATTATGAAGTGATTCGCCAGAAAACTGCGTCCTTAATAGCTTCCTGCTGCGCGTGTGGCGCCGCGTCGGCGGGTGCCGATAGGGAAACAATTGAGAAAATGCGCCTGTTTGGCGAAAAGATCGGCATTGCCTTCCAGATCAAAGATGATATGTTCGATTTTGGTACCGATGATGTAGGCAAGCCTTTGGGTATCGATATCAAGGAAAAGAAAGTTACGCTGCCGCTAATTTACTCGTTGAACCACGCGCTATCGTCAGAAAGAAAGCGCATCATCAACCTGGTAAAAAACCATAATGATGATCCTAAGAAGATAGCCGAGATCATCAGGTTTGTAAACGAGACAGGTGGATTGCAATATGCCGAAACCCAGATGAAAAAATACCAGGACGAAGCATTTCAAATTTTAAACACCTTCCCCGAAAGCGACTCGCGCAAAGGTTTGGAACAATTAGTGCGGTTCACTACCGAAAGGAATAAATAA
- a CDS encoding TerC family protein has product MPSELIFITGFVVFIFIMMAIDLGLFGKSDKPVSLKQAAIMSGVWVSLALVFYGLIFKYGHLLHHVETFAALKDINEKHFHHLHLNPDDLAGGLQLYRKNLALEFITGYVVEYALSVDNIFVMVLIFTAFAVQPRYYHKVLLWGIIGAVVMRFLFIFLGATLIAQFHWVLYLFGAFLVYTGVMMFINRNQEDEIDPENHRVVKFASKYFAVHPKFEGGKFFIRVNGKRLITPLFLVLMIIEVTDLVFAVDSIPAIFSITKDPYIVFFSNIFAIMGLRSMFFLLVNIIEKFHYLKTGLAVLLAFIGLKMLAGDYAEKIGLTTGMALLIILGILVVSIGASLIFPKKKAV; this is encoded by the coding sequence ATGCCAAGCGAACTTATTTTTATAACCGGATTTGTAGTTTTCATCTTTATCATGATGGCCATTGACCTTGGCCTGTTCGGAAAATCGGACAAACCGGTTAGCCTGAAGCAGGCAGCTATCATGAGCGGTGTGTGGGTGTCGCTGGCTTTGGTTTTTTATGGGCTCATTTTTAAATACGGGCATCTGCTGCACCATGTCGAGACTTTTGCGGCGCTGAAAGATATTAACGAAAAGCATTTTCATCACTTACATTTAAATCCTGACGACCTGGCCGGTGGCCTGCAGTTGTACCGCAAAAACCTGGCGCTTGAATTTATCACCGGTTACGTAGTAGAATATGCATTGTCGGTTGACAATATATTTGTGATGGTGCTCATCTTTACAGCGTTTGCGGTGCAGCCCCGGTATTACCATAAAGTGCTGCTTTGGGGTATTATCGGCGCTGTGGTGATGCGTTTCCTGTTTATTTTCCTTGGGGCCACCCTGATAGCCCAGTTCCACTGGGTATTATACCTGTTCGGTGCATTCCTGGTATATACCGGGGTAATGATGTTTATCAACCGGAACCAGGAAGATGAAATAGACCCGGAAAATCACCGTGTGGTGAAATTTGCATCTAAATATTTTGCGGTGCATCCAAAATTCGAGGGCGGAAAATTCTTTATCAGAGTAAACGGAAAACGACTCATCACCCCGCTTTTCCTGGTGCTGATGATCATCGAAGTAACCGATCTTGTTTTTGCTGTGGATTCTATCCCGGCTATTTTTTCCATCACCAAGGACCCGTATATCGTATTTTTCTCTAATATTTTCGCCATTATGGGCCTCAGGTCGATGTTCTTCCTGCTGGTTAATATCATCGAAAAATTCCATTATCTCAAAACAGGCCTGGCGGTACTACTCGCATTCATAGGACTGAAAATGCTTGCGGGGGATTATGCTGAAAAAATTGGGCTGACCACCGGAATGGCACTGCTGATCATACTCGGTATCCTTGTAGTAAGCATCGGAGCTTCGCTCATATTTCCGAAGAAAAAAGCCGTTTAG
- a CDS encoding group II truncated hemoglobin: MENDHRPTIPTLYEWAGGMQAFETLFDKFYDKVVVDPLLEPILRHMSPQHRLHVAHFVAEVLGGPKLYSETEGSHFEMIKKHLSKHLTNEQRKRWLHLLLDTADELKLPDDPEFRSAFLAYLEWGSRLALVNSQLDEINEPPDVPMPSWGWGVPGGPYRG, translated from the coding sequence ATGGAGAACGATCACAGACCCACTATTCCAACCCTATACGAATGGGCCGGAGGCATGCAGGCTTTTGAAACCCTGTTTGACAAGTTTTATGATAAGGTGGTCGTCGATCCCTTACTCGAACCGATCCTGCGGCACATGTCGCCACAGCACAGGCTGCATGTGGCGCATTTTGTAGCCGAGGTACTCGGCGGTCCAAAACTTTACAGCGAAACCGAAGGCAGCCATTTTGAAATGATAAAAAAACATCTTTCGAAACACCTCACCAACGAACAACGCAAACGCTGGCTTCATTTGCTGCTCGATACCGCCGACGAATTGAAACTTCCGGACGACCCAGAGTTCCGCTCGGCATTTCTGGCTTACCTTGAATGGGGCTCGAGGCTGGCACTTGTTAACTCGCAACTGGATGAGATAAACGAACCGCCCGATGTGCCTATGCCATCGTGGGGGTGGGGCGTGCCCGGCGGCCCATACCGGGGATAA
- the cdaA gene encoding diadenylate cyclase CdaA, translated as MHWFDFSGFKITVFSVLDVLLLAIIIYQLYNLIRGTIAANIFIGLALIYLLYYIVPASKMPLLAGILKKVADVGIIAVIVLFQQEIRRFLLLVGKNASLQRNKAWWKYFFGRADVEKDNYARIKPIVDACKGLKQSRTGALIVFAKYYDEQFYQNSCEVLDSKISKRLLESIFQKNSPLHDGAVVISENKIKAASCILPLTDKTDLPLQFGLRHRAGIGVTENNEATAIIVSEETGEISYAKQGRIKMNIGFAELEKLLNKDF; from the coding sequence ATGCATTGGTTTGATTTCAGCGGTTTTAAGATCACGGTTTTTTCGGTGCTCGATGTATTGCTGCTGGCCATTATCATTTACCAGCTTTACAACCTGATACGCGGCACCATTGCGGCCAATATTTTTATTGGGCTGGCGCTTATCTACCTGTTGTACTACATTGTTCCGGCATCCAAAATGCCCCTGCTGGCGGGGATATTAAAGAAAGTGGCCGATGTGGGCATTATAGCCGTCATCGTACTGTTCCAACAGGAAATAAGAAGGTTCCTGCTGCTGGTGGGCAAAAATGCCTCACTGCAGCGAAATAAAGCCTGGTGGAAATATTTCTTTGGCCGGGCTGATGTGGAAAAGGATAATTACGCCCGTATCAAACCCATTGTTGACGCCTGCAAGGGCTTGAAGCAATCGCGTACCGGTGCGCTTATCGTATTCGCCAAATATTACGATGAGCAGTTTTACCAGAACAGCTGTGAAGTGCTGGATTCAAAAATATCCAAACGGCTGCTCGAGAGTATCTTTCAAAAAAACAGCCCATTGCATGATGGCGCCGTCGTTATATCCGAAAATAAAATAAAAGCAGCCAGCTGCATATTGCCGCTTACCGACAAGACCGACCTGCCACTTCAATTTGGCCTGCGCCACCGTGCGGGCATCGGCGTGACCGAAAATAACGAGGCCACGGCCATCATTGTATCTGAAGAGACCGGCGAAATATCCTACGCCAAACAGGGCCGTATCAAAATGAACATCGGCTTTGCCGAACTGGAGAAATTGCTGAATAAGGACTTTTAA
- the nrfD gene encoding NrfD/PsrC family molybdoenzyme membrane anchor subunit, with protein sequence MENSDLIAEDKIIQDLLPQKFGKWGKIWTAALVVVCLIGAFAYYRQLRYGLVVTAMRDYVSWGIYISNFVFFVAISLVGSLITAIFRLAGVKWGSPLTRIAEIIAVAAIIFAAIIIIVDMGSPERFYFLFTHGRIQSPIIWDVIVITTYFFISILLLYYPLLPDMKILLRFRERSGEGLHKFYKFIGSFWQGTAAQFRLSEKAINMLCIAIIPVAFTIHTVTSWLFATTYRPGWDSTNFGAYFIAGAFLVGAGAVVVAMYVFRKAYHLEKYITESHFEKMGRILVLLAMLYLYFNVNEFLTPFFKMKESEAAYLNGLFSGDFSAVFWFAILTGMIVPTIILLFKKGRKPLPVMISGILVIIGAWFKRYLIVTPTLLHPFLPMHDVPASYRHYYPSWEEWAITMGSLAGTLLVITILVRIFPIIPIQETIIEQHETGK encoded by the coding sequence GTGGAAAATTCAGATTTAATTGCAGAAGATAAAATAATCCAGGACCTGCTGCCGCAAAAATTTGGCAAGTGGGGCAAAATATGGACCGCCGCCTTAGTCGTTGTTTGTTTAATAGGCGCATTTGCCTACTACCGGCAACTACGTTACGGCCTGGTGGTCACAGCCATGCGCGACTATGTTTCGTGGGGTATTTATATCTCCAACTTCGTGTTCTTTGTGGCCATCAGCTTGGTGGGTTCATTAATAACCGCAATTTTCAGGCTGGCGGGCGTAAAATGGGGTTCGCCCCTTACCCGGATAGCTGAGATAATTGCCGTGGCGGCCATCATCTTTGCGGCCATTATTATCATAGTAGATATGGGTAGCCCCGAAAGGTTCTATTTCCTTTTTACCCATGGCCGTATACAATCACCCATTATTTGGGACGTGATCGTAATTACCACTTACTTTTTTATCAGCATCCTTTTGCTGTACTATCCCCTTTTGCCAGATATGAAGATATTGCTACGCTTCAGGGAAAGATCAGGCGAGGGGCTGCATAAGTTTTACAAATTCATCGGCTCGTTCTGGCAGGGTACTGCCGCCCAGTTCAGGCTCAGCGAAAAAGCTATCAATATGCTTTGTATCGCTATCATCCCGGTTGCGTTTACCATTCACACGGTAACTTCGTGGTTGTTTGCCACAACTTATCGTCCCGGCTGGGATAGCACCAACTTTGGTGCATACTTTATAGCGGGGGCATTTTTAGTAGGCGCGGGCGCTGTAGTAGTGGCTATGTATGTTTTCAGGAAAGCCTATCACCTTGAAAAATATATTACCGAGAGCCATTTTGAAAAGATGGGCCGCATACTGGTACTGCTGGCTATGCTTTATCTTTATTTTAACGTGAACGAGTTTTTAACGCCGTTCTTTAAGATGAAGGAATCGGAAGCCGCCTATTTAAATGGCCTTTTTTCAGGCGATTTCTCCGCAGTATTCTGGTTTGCCATTTTAACCGGAATGATAGTGCCTACCATCATCCTGTTATTTAAAAAGGGGCGGAAACCGTTGCCCGTTATGATCTCGGGCATCCTGGTGATCATCGGCGCCTGGTTTAAACGTTACCTGATTGTAACGCCAACCTTGCTGCACCCGTTCCTGCCCATGCACGATGTTCCGGCAAGCTATCGCCATTACTACCCAAGCTGGGAAGAATGGGCCATAACCATGGGCTCGCTGGCAGGCACCCTGCTGGTGATCACTATACTGGTGAGGATATTCCCTATCATTCCAATTCAAGAAACTATAATTGAACAACATGAAACCGGTAAATAA
- a CDS encoding 4Fe-4S dicluster domain-containing protein, translating into MEQENSPRRDFLLAGLAAAGGLLAACTPSKDKDPFEAGAVETARASGKKVKLLSVDGEVIEVDEAFLKPVPHLPPVSNSEARLGIPGKKFVMVIDLSRCKNLKKCQSACNHAHQLNPGENWIKVEPMQDAGNTAPFWEPTTCMHCDDPPCVKVCPVDATFKRQDGIVLIDSDRCIGCRFCMAACPYSTRVFNWGEPDLPAEVASQPYSAETSIPQKKGTVGKCDFCADMTREGMLPHCVSACPNGVFAFGDMNEDSVTNGAETFRFSELIRDKAGYRLMEDLGTKPSVYYLPPVNRNFPFQSGLENDKQPS; encoded by the coding sequence ATGGAACAAGAAAATAGCCCGAGAAGGGATTTCCTTTTAGCAGGCCTGGCAGCAGCCGGCGGTCTTCTGGCAGCTTGCACCCCGAGTAAAGATAAAGACCCCTTTGAAGCCGGTGCTGTGGAAACCGCCAGGGCATCCGGGAAAAAAGTAAAACTGCTTTCCGTCGATGGCGAGGTGATTGAAGTTGACGAAGCATTTCTGAAACCTGTGCCCCATCTGCCGCCCGTTTCCAATAGCGAAGCAAGGCTTGGTATCCCAGGCAAAAAATTTGTAATGGTTATTGATCTATCCAGGTGCAAAAACCTGAAAAAATGCCAGTCGGCCTGTAACCATGCCCACCAATTGAACCCAGGCGAGAACTGGATAAAGGTAGAGCCGATGCAGGATGCCGGAAATACCGCCCCTTTTTGGGAACCTACAACCTGTATGCACTGCGACGACCCACCATGCGTAAAAGTTTGCCCGGTTGATGCAACCTTCAAAAGGCAAGATGGTATTGTCCTCATAGATAGCGATCGTTGTATAGGTTGTCGTTTTTGTATGGCCGCCTGTCCATACTCAACCAGGGTATTCAACTGGGGTGAGCCCGATTTACCTGCCGAAGTTGCAAGTCAGCCTTATTCGGCTGAAACCAGCATCCCCCAGAAAAAAGGAACCGTAGGTAAATGTGATTTTTGCGCCGACATGACCCGCGAAGGGATGCTTCCGCACTGCGTTTCTGCTTGCCCTAACGGAGTATTTGCCTTCGGCGATATGAATGAAGATTCGGTTACCAACGGCGCGGAAACCTTTCGCTTCAGCGAACTGATAAGAGATAAAGCCGGTTACCGCCTGATGGAGGATCTGGGTACTAAACCAAGCGTTTATTACCTGCCGCCTGTCAACCGGAACTTCCCTTTCCAATCGGGGCTTGAAAATGATAAACAACCATCTTAA
- a CDS encoding c-type cytochrome: protein MKIKLMLATSTIAASVMCVAFTTVEQTKPWPVPEKNAKMPNPVKSSKESIANGKSLWNLHCASCHGKTGLGDGSKAAQLKTQPEDMTKGAAQTQSDGSIFYKISEGRDDMPSFKKKIPDPDDMWSLVNFIRTLKK from the coding sequence ATGAAAATTAAATTAATGCTGGCTACCTCCACCATTGCGGCAAGTGTTATGTGCGTCGCATTCACCACCGTGGAGCAAACAAAACCCTGGCCGGTTCCTGAAAAGAACGCCAAGATGCCGAACCCTGTAAAATCAAGCAAGGAATCAATAGCCAACGGTAAATCCTTATGGAACCTGCATTGTGCATCGTGCCATGGAAAAACCGGTTTGGGCGACGGCAGTAAGGCCGCTCAATTGAAAACCCAACCAGAGGATATGACCAAAGGCGCTGCTCAAACACAGTCCGACGGGTCGATCTTTTATAAGATATCTGAAGGGCGCGATGATATGCCAAGTTTCAAAAAGAAGATCCCCGATCCGGATGATATGTGGAGCCTGGTAAATTTTATCCGCACGCTGAAAAAATAA
- a CDS encoding DUF5777 family beta-barrel protein translates to MKPKINFAKRLLTASACLVSCILTFETAVYAQDTTATTKEAEAPVKAKPVKNTFQSIWLIDNQSVMVPFKGTFEMDIQHRFGTVDKGYSDLWGLYASSNIRIGVGYAPINNLYLGIGLNKYDELWDVSAKYALIKQTPGESPVSITYYGDLSYDTRKDPTKDLFAHQSDRFLSFNQIIIARKFSDKFSLQVAPSITHQNAVNGYYTKNDSTGQTIFEEMKHDHFAVSVSGRYKLGDATAVLVNYDQPITKHATNNPSPNLSFGFEFATSGHTFQIFMGNYSLLNPGKNNLFNTNSAFNYTQADGTKVKGGKFVIGFNITRLWN, encoded by the coding sequence GTGAAACCAAAAATAAATTTCGCAAAACGCTTGCTAACAGCGAGTGCGTGCCTGGTCAGTTGCATCTTAACATTTGAGACTGCCGTATATGCCCAGGATACCACTGCTACTACAAAAGAAGCCGAGGCCCCGGTTAAAGCAAAACCGGTAAAAAATACCTTCCAAAGCATTTGGCTGATCGACAATCAATCTGTTATGGTACCTTTCAAAGGCACTTTTGAAATGGATATCCAGCACAGGTTCGGAACCGTTGATAAAGGATACAGCGACCTTTGGGGACTGTATGCCTCCTCAAACATACGCATTGGCGTTGGCTACGCCCCGATCAATAACCTTTACCTGGGTATTGGGCTCAATAAATATGACGAACTTTGGGACGTAAGCGCTAAATATGCGCTGATAAAACAAACACCGGGCGAGTCTCCCGTCAGCATTACCTACTATGGCGATCTGTCGTACGACACGAGGAAAGACCCAACCAAGGATTTGTTTGCACACCAGTCGGACCGTTTCCTATCGTTCAACCAGATCATCATCGCCAGGAAGTTCTCCGATAAATTTTCGCTGCAGGTAGCGCCAAGTATTACGCACCAAAATGCGGTGAACGGTTACTATACAAAAAATGACAGTACAGGGCAAACCATCTTCGAGGAAATGAAGCACGACCACTTTGCGGTTTCCGTTTCCGGCAGGTATAAATTGGGCGATGCAACCGCTGTATTGGTGAACTACGACCAACCAATTACAAAGCATGCCACAAATAACCCCAGTCCAAACTTATCCTTTGGGTTTGAGTTCGCCACAAGCGGCCACACGTTCCAGATATTTATGGGCAACTACTCCCTGTTAAATCCGGGAAAAAACAACCTGTTTAATACCAACAGCGCCTTTAACTATACCCAGGCCGACGGCACGAAGGTAAAAGGAGGAAAGTTTGTCATCGGATTTAATATCACCAGGTTATGGAATTAA
- a CDS encoding YceI family protein, with translation MKRFNNKMLMFALILISGYGVIASCTHKNDPLPAGVSNTVKITHGSHVHLPGTTIGDTTQWKFDKVHSAVNWSSPFLEVGADLTGKFNQFGVANLTDAMMQNYSATKQPVPDTSWAFYENAPEKTHFAGYVQLNTVNTGEPGRDGGCLITTFGTTAIVAGTQNLTVQNVAHIKTTKVEFDPTSNDYIATFSFTWQGGLSAPATQTYVGKLSYIPEALVPGGAYSDFGLKLEFQINKADFGINNTEVGDNISIVVNVNFNNK, from the coding sequence ATGAAACGCTTCAATAACAAAATGCTAATGTTTGCCCTTATCCTCATTAGCGGCTATGGGGTTATAGCCAGTTGCACACACAAAAACGACCCATTACCAGCCGGTGTATCAAACACGGTAAAAATCACTCACGGCAGTCACGTACACTTGCCCGGTACCACCATTGGCGATACCACACAATGGAAATTCGATAAGGTACACAGCGCGGTAAACTGGTCGAGCCCATTTTTGGAAGTAGGCGCCGACCTGACCGGGAAATTCAACCAGTTTGGGGTGGCCAATCTTACCGATGCAATGATGCAGAATTATTCCGCTACCAAACAACCGGTACCTGATACCTCATGGGCATTTTACGAAAACGCTCCGGAGAAAACACATTTTGCGGGATACGTTCAACTTAACACGGTTAATACAGGAGAACCAGGCCGCGACGGAGGGTGTTTGATCACCACTTTTGGCACCACCGCTATCGTAGCCGGCACCCAAAACCTTACGGTACAAAATGTTGCCCATATCAAAACAACCAAAGTTGAATTTGATCCCACTTCAAATGATTACATCGCCACATTCAGCTTTACCTGGCAAGGTGGGTTGTCGGCACCGGCTACCCAAACATATGTAGGCAAATTGTCCTATATCCCCGAGGCCCTTGTTCCCGGCGGTGCTTACAGCGATTTTGGTCTCAAACTGGAATTCCAGATAAACAAAGCTGATTTCGGCATCAACAACACCGAAGTTGGCGACAATATCAGCATAGTGGTGAATGTAAACTTTAATAATAAATAG
- a CDS encoding M1 family metallopeptidase has product MINFKTLSKIALTGILAASLTASYAQQASSDSARLKIYRATPARINDVIHTKLDVRFDYKKRYMYGKEWATFKPHFYPTDSLRLDAKGMDIKNISVVKNGKNVPLKYKYDDSLSLNIQLDKVYHNNESYVIYIDYTSKPNELKVKGSAAINDAKGLYFINPDGTEKDKPIQIWTQGETEGSSAWFPTIDRPEQKTTDEISMTVQSKYVTLSNGKLVSQKKNADGTRTDTWKMDLPHSTYLFMMAVGDFKIYRDHWRNKEVNYYMEPKYAPYAKDIFGLTPEMIEFYSKLTGVDYPWNKYSQIVVRDYVSGAMENTTATLHGEFENQTKRQLLDSYYDFGMSTIAHELFHQWFGDYVTCESWSNLTVNESFANFSEVLWAEHKYGQDVADDQNHQDMAQYLGDPAAADKDLVRFYYVDKEDVFDDVTYQKGGRILNMLRNYLGKDAFYKGLNIYLKTNAFKNGEAQQLRLALEQASGRDLNWFFNQWYYGAGHPVFDISYKWDDASKTETVYVKQKQDGQIFSIPLAVDIYAGGKKERHKVWVNGKEDTLTFQVASKPDLVNFDGDKIILCKKTDNKPLDEFAFQYFNAPLYMDRFEAIEAAQSKETEAAGQKVILAALKDKYYGLRLKTVRALKMNNQAVHDAALPILTALAKSDANTLVRAAALTALGKLKDPAYMNIYKDAIGSQSYAVQGAALTAINGIDSLQALTLAKGFEKDNLGALTQAMITVFATNGSSEAWPFVYDKFTAGDVNTKFGMIRNFGAMTGKVKSPEFAQQGINEIKALGIKYKKFGGVGPFIINMLNNIKDDRAKMNDAASAKVADDAAKEVKDAK; this is encoded by the coding sequence ATGATAAATTTTAAAACGCTTTCAAAAATTGCGCTTACAGGCATACTTGCCGCAAGCCTGACGGCATCGTATGCGCAACAAGCATCGTCCGACAGCGCCCGGTTAAAGATTTACCGTGCGACCCCGGCCAGGATAAACGATGTGATACATACCAAACTCGATGTGCGCTTCGATTACAAAAAACGATACATGTACGGTAAAGAATGGGCCACTTTTAAGCCACATTTTTACCCTACCGACAGTCTGAGGCTGGATGCAAAGGGCATGGATATAAAAAATATATCGGTAGTAAAAAATGGCAAAAATGTGCCGTTGAAGTATAAATACGACGATAGCCTGAGCCTGAACATTCAACTCGACAAAGTTTATCACAATAACGAATCGTATGTCATCTACATCGACTATACATCGAAACCGAACGAGCTTAAAGTAAAGGGAAGCGCTGCTATTAACGATGCAAAGGGTTTGTACTTTATCAACCCTGACGGCACTGAAAAAGACAAACCTATCCAGATATGGACGCAGGGCGAAACCGAAGGTTCGTCGGCATGGTTCCCGACGATTGACAGGCCCGAGCAAAAAACCACTGACGAGATCAGCATGACCGTGCAGTCGAAATACGTTACGCTGTCGAACGGTAAACTGGTATCGCAGAAGAAAAATGCCGACGGCACCCGAACCGATACCTGGAAAATGGACCTGCCGCACTCTACTTACCTGTTTATGATGGCCGTGGGCGATTTTAAAATATACCGCGATCACTGGCGCAACAAAGAGGTGAACTATTACATGGAGCCCAAATATGCACCTTATGCCAAAGATATTTTTGGGCTGACACCTGAGATGATCGAGTTCTACTCGAAACTGACCGGCGTCGACTACCCCTGGAATAAATATTCGCAGATAGTAGTACGCGATTACGTGAGCGGCGCTATGGAAAATACAACAGCTACCCTGCATGGCGAATTTGAGAACCAAACCAAACGCCAGTTGCTGGATAGCTACTATGATTTCGGCATGAGCACTATTGCTCACGAGCTGTTTCACCAGTGGTTCGGCGATTATGTGACCTGCGAAAGCTGGAGCAACCTGACCGTTAACGAGTCATTCGCAAACTTCAGCGAGGTGCTTTGGGCCGAACATAAATACGGCCAGGATGTTGCCGACGACCAGAACCACCAGGACATGGCACAATATCTTGGCGACCCCGCCGCGGCGGATAAGGACCTGGTGCGTTTTTATTATGTGGATAAGGAAGATGTGTTTGATGATGTGACCTACCAGAAAGGCGGCCGTATCCTGAACATGCTACGTAATTATTTAGGTAAAGACGCTTTCTACAAAGGCTTAAATATTTACCTGAAAACTAATGCCTTTAAAAATGGCGAGGCGCAGCAATTGCGCCTGGCATTGGAGCAGGCCAGCGGCCGCGACCTGAACTGGTTCTTTAACCAGTGGTATTACGGCGCAGGCCACCCGGTATTTGATATCAGTTACAAATGGGATGATGCCAGCAAAACCGAGACGGTATACGTGAAACAAAAGCAGGACGGGCAAATATTTAGCATTCCGCTGGCTGTGGACATTTATGCAGGCGGCAAAAAAGAGCGCCATAAAGTTTGGGTGAACGGCAAAGAAGATACGCTAACCTTCCAGGTAGCATCTAAGCCCGACCTGGTAAATTTTGACGGCGACAAGATCATTCTTTGCAAAAAAACAGATAACAAGCCGCTGGATGAATTTGCGTTCCAGTACTTCAACGCCCCACTTTATATGGACCGGTTTGAGGCCATTGAAGCGGCACAATCAAAAGAAACTGAAGCGGCCGGGCAAAAAGTAATATTGGCCGCGCTTAAAGATAAGTACTATGGCTTACGCTTAAAAACCGTAAGGGCCTTGAAAATGAACAACCAGGCTGTACACGATGCCGCCCTGCCAATATTGACCGCCCTGGCAAAAAGCGATGCGAACACACTGGTACGCGCGGCGGCACTCACCGCACTGGGCAAGCTGAAGGACCCGGCCTATATGAATATCTACAAAGATGCCATTGGCAGCCAGTCGTACGCCGTACAGGGCGCCGCACTTACCGCTATAAATGGTATCGATTCGCTACAGGCCTTAACGCTGGCTAAAGGTTTTGAAAAGGATAACCTTGGTGCACTTACACAGGCCATGATAACCGTTTTTGCAACCAACGGAAGCTCCGAAGCGTGGCCGTTTGTTTATGATAAATTTACCGCGGGCGATGTTAACACAAAGTTCGGGATGATACGGAATTTCGGCGCAATGACGGGGAAAGTAAAAAGCCCGGAGTTCGCACAGCAGGGGATAAATGAAATAAAAGCACTGGGTATCAAATACAAGAAATTTGGCGGTGTGGGCCCTTTTATTATCAACATGCTAAACAATATTAAGGACGACCGCGCTAAGATGAACGATGCCGCTTCGGCCAAAGTTGCTGACGATGCAGCAAAAGAAGTGAAGGACGCCAAATAA